The Haloplanus natans DSM 17983 DNA segment CCGACGAGACGCCGTTCCGATTCAACTCGATGGCGGCGGCGGGCGTCGACCACGCGCGCGAACGGTTGGACGACGACGCCCTGTCGTGGTTGGGCGACCTGCCCCCCGAACGAACCGTCGCGGACGGGCGGGTAAAACTCGTCCACGGCCACCCGGACGACCCGGACCGCTACACCTACCCCGAGGAGTTCTCGGCGCGGATGCTAGACGGCGAGGACCTCCTCGTGACGGGTCACACCCACGTCCAGGGCCATCGCGTCTTCGACGGCGGGGTGGTGATGAATCCGGGGAGCGTCGGACAACCGCGGGACGACGACCCGAAGGCGGGCTACGCGGTCGTCGAGTTGGGCGACAGCACGGGTGGCGACGCGGTCACCGTCGAGGAGCGACGGGTGGCGTACGACATCGACGCGGTCATCGCGGCGGTGGAGGAGGCGGGGTTGCCGACGCGGATCGGCACGCGGCTACTAGAGGGACGTTGACATCCTCCCCGCCCTGAAGGGCGGGGCTTTCTCCTTGCACTTCGGTAATCGAACCGGGTACTGTTTAGATTAGCGTACTTGGATTGGGGACACCTCGAAAGCCCCGACTCGCTGGAGTCGGGGGCCTCGCTGCGGTCCTCGGCCTCCGGCCTGCGGTCCTTGCGTTGGCCGCCTTCCTCCAGCAGCGAGGGAGCAAAGCTCCCTCGGGCAATCGGGCGGCTCCGCCGCCCGATGACGAGTCGCCCCTTTCAGTCCCGCCCGGCGGCGGCCGGTTGGCCAGCCGATGCGGGTGGGACTGAAAGGGGCCGGCGTCTCGGCGAACCCGGACGACGCAAGCACCGCAACGCAGTGAGGAGCGCAGCGAGTCCTGGGAGCCGAGACGCCGGGGGCTTTCGAGGTGGTCCCGGTTTCACAGGCTTATCTAAACACTACTTCGAACCGCGCCCGAAGGGATTTTGCGGCGGCTTTCGAAGGAGAGCCATGGTCCTCCCGCTGGAGATGGGGTGGCGGTATCTGCTGTTCGAGAACTGGCCGGTCGATCCGGTCGTGATGGACGCCCACCTCCCCGAGGGGCTGGCTCCCGATACGCACGACGGATCGGCGTGGCTCTCGGTCGTTCCGTTCACCAACGTCGCCGTCCGGCCGAAGGGCCTTCCCGACGCAGTCGGGGTTCGGTTGCCCGAACTGAACCTCCGGACGTACGTGAGACGCGACGGCGTCCCCAGCGTCTACTTCTTTAGCCTCGATGCGCAGGGAGTAGCGAGCGTGATCGGTGCGCGCCTCTTCCATCACCTCCCGTACTACTACGCGCGCATCTCGCTGACGGGGGCGGACGGTCACGTCCGATTCGAGAGTCGGCGGCGACATCCGGGCGAGCGGCCCGCACACTACGAGGCGACGTACCGACCGACCGGCGACCCGTTCACGGCGCCCGAGGACCCCCTCGCGGCGTTTCTCGTCGAGCGGTATCGGTTCTACACGCAGGCACAGGACGGGTCGATCCGCTATACGGACGTGGCCCACGAACCGTGGACGCTGTATCCCGCCGTCGCGGAGGTAGGGACGAACACGCTCCTCGCGGCCCACGGCTTCGCGCGACCCGACGGGGAGCCGGTGTACTACTACAGCCCGGGGCTGGATGTCGTCGCGTCGCTGAGCAAGCGGGCGGAGTGAAAAACGGGACCGGGGGACGGGTCGGCGCGACCGTCAGAGCGTCTGTTCTTGGACGATTTCGAGCGTCCGCTCGCGGTCGTCCCAGCTGACGAAGATGGCGACGGAGGTGGCGGAGGTGATGAGGTCGTGGATGTTGATGCCGGCCTCGGAGACGGGCTGGACGATGTCGAGGATGATGCCGGGGCGGTTGGGGAGTTCGCCGCCGGTCACCCGGATGACGGCGTAGTTGCTCTCGACGGTCACGGAGGAAAGCGTCTCGTCGTCGACCACCTGTTCGTGGAGGATATACTCGGCGTCCTCGGCCAGATCCTCGTTGACGTAGAAGGTGACCGAGTCCATGCCGCTGGCGACGGCGTCGATGTTGATGTCCTCGCTCCGGAGCGCCTGCGCGAGGTCGGCGAGGATGCCCGGCCGGTTCCGCAGGGCGCGGCCGGCGACGGTGATGCAGGCGAGGGGTTCGTCCTGCATATCGATGAGGTTCTGGAACTGCCCCTCGATTTTCGTCCCGCCGGTCAGCAGGTCGCCATGCTGGTAGTGGACGACCCGAACCGACAGATCCTCGTCTTTGTACGAGAGGGCGCTGGGTGCGACCACCTCGGCGCCACGAAAGGAGAGGTTCCGGAGTTCGTCGACGGTGATGTGGCCGACGTTGCGGGCGCCCTCGACGACCCGGGGGTCGCCGGTCATCACCCCTTCGACGTCGGTGACGATGACGACTTCGTCGGCGTCCATGAACTTCCCGAGCATGACGGCGGTGGTGTCGCTGCCGCCGCGACCGAGCGTCGTCACCGTGCCATCGAGGGTCTGGGCGAGAAAGCCCGTGATGACGGGGACGACGTGATCGAGGTCCGCGGCGAGCGCTTGCGCGCGTTTCAGCGTCTCCTCGGCGTCCACCTCGCCGTACTCGTCGGTGATGATCGGCCACGCCTCGCTGCCGGGTTCGAGGAAGGTGGCCTCGACACCGCGGGAGCGAAGCGCCGCCTTCAGCATCCGGACGCTGGTCCGCTCGCCCATGCTGACGATTTCGGCGCGGTCGGCGTCGTCCGCCTCGAAGGTGATTTCCTCTAAGAGTTCGTCGGTGGTCGACCCCATCGCGCTGGCGACGATGGCGACTTCGTGGCCCGCTTCGACCGCCTTGGCGACGGTGTCGGCCGCGCGCTCGATCCGGTCGCCACTCCCGAGCGACGTGCCGCCGAACTTCGCGACTACGCGCATCGCGGCGCCTCCACGATGTGGGACGGGTGTTCAGGCATGGCCGGTGGTAGCGAGATGGACCGTAATAACTGTGTTCACTTATCACGCAGACCGGAGCGGACGGCGACCGCAGGAGGCCTTTTGTGCGTTGTCGTCAATATATTAACACTTGATGGATTTCAAATGAGTGACCGAATCGGGTCGAACACGAGGACCGACTGAAACAGCCCCAGATCCGCGGCGACGACGGCGAACCGCCTCACGAACGACGTGGTCGACGAACGGGCGAAAAGCCCCGAGTACAACCGTCGCCGTCGTCATCGAAACCGGGAGCCGGAACTCGGGGACGGCGGCCGACGACTGATAGTGTTTATCGTAACTGTGTACCGGTGGTTCGTCAAAACGGGTCGGCGAACCACCGGTGGTGACTTACAATACTCACTATGACCGGGTCGTCCCGGCCACCCCGGAGCGAGTGTTTAAACGGTTGCCGTACCAACGAGCCGTATGGAGATACGAGACGCGTTCGAGGCCGACGCCGACGCGCTCTCGGCCATCGCGGACGTGCCGGCGGACGTGATTCGGAACCTCATCCACGACCGGACGGTCCGGGTCGCCCAGCGGGGGGCGACGACGCCGGGACCGAACGCGGACGCGGCCGACACGACCGACGACCGGGACGTGGCCGGGTTCGTCAGCTTCGACGTGCGCGACGGCACCGTTCACGTGACGCAGTTGGCGGGGACCGCGGCGGCCTGTGAACGGCTCCTCGCCGAACCCGTCCGGTTCGCAACGGGCGAAGGCATGACCGTCGAACTCCTGGCTATCGAGGACGACGAGACGATCAGGGAGGCGGCCGAGGCCGCCGGCTTCGAGCGTGCGGGCACCGGGCCGGCGTTCGACGGGCAGTCGACGGTGAAATACCGCCTCGATCCCGCCTAGGCGAACTTCCGGACGGTCAGATCGAGGGTGTCGAGGTCGACGATGGGCGCAAAGCCCGCGTCGGGATCGATGTTGACGCTCTTCTGGAATTCGGTCTGGGCCTGCCAGCAACCGCTGTTGACCGCGAGGACGTTGTGGTACTTGCCGTAACCGAGTTTGTGCACGTGACCCGTATGGAAGACGTCGGGCACGTCGTCGAGGACGAGGTAGTCCCGGTCCTCCGGAGCGAGGCGCATGTGCCCGCCGTATTTCGGGGCGACGTGGCGTTTCTTCAGGAGCTGATACATCGCCCGGTGTGGGTGGTCGTAGCTCGCCTTCTCCTCGGGGAGTTCGGCGATCACCTCGTCGAGGGAGACGCCGTGGTACATCAAGACGGAGACGCCCTCGATGGTGACCGTGGATGGGTTGCCGACGATACGCGGGTCGTGGGCGGACATGATCTCCCGGAGTTCCTCGTCGAAGCCCGGCTGCGGTTCGGCGAGCCGTACCGCGTCGTGGTTACCGGGGATCATCACGATCTTCAGGTCGCCGGGCACCTCCTTCAGATGCTCCGAGAAGCGGTCGTACTGGTCGTAGATGTCGACGATGTCGAGTTCCTCGTCCTGGTTGGGGTAGACGCCGACGCCCTCGACCATGTCGCCGGCGATCAGGAGATACTCGACGGCGGCGGCCTCGTCGGTGTGGAGCCAGTCGGCGAAGCGACCCCAGGCGTCGGCCATGAACTCCTGACTGCCGACGTGCACGTCGGAGACGAGCGCCGCCTGAACCGGTCGGTCGGCGGTCGAAGGCGAGTACGTCCGCGGCACGTCCGGGAAGTGGAGGGCGTCGACGAAGACGATGCCCGCGTCGTCGGAGAGGGTGCCCTCGACGGCGATACACTCGTCCAACAGGAGTTCGTCGACGAGGCCGGCGATGTCGCGATCCTTCGTGATCAGACAGGGGAACGTGCCGGTCGTGTCCTCGAGTTCGACGATCCAGTGACCGTTGGCCGAGGAGCGCACGTCGTTGACGAGGCCGATCATCGCGGCGTCGCTCCCGCCGGGCATGTCGGCGACGGCCGACGCGGGCCGGTGGTTCACCCGGCCACGGAGTTTGCCCGAGAGCGTCTCGTACCGGTCCCGGAAGACGGAGACGAAGTCGCCGTACTCGCCGGTTCCGGTACTGCGGCCAGTGATGTCGCCCGCGACGGAGACGTCGCGGGCGGGGGGGTCGGCGTCCGCCGGGTCGTCGCCGTCCGAAATCGGGGTCGTCGTGGCCGGGGCCGACTCCCCGTTCTCGTCCGTGCGAGACCCCTTCGTTTCAACTGGAACGTCGGCGTCCGAAGTGCCGGGCTGCGTCGGAGTGGCTGGAGTCGAAACGGAGGGGTGTTGGGTCGTGGCGTCGGGGGAGTCCTCCGTGGTGGCGTCATCGGTTGACGCGTCGGCGGGCGTGGCTGCGGCCGGGGCGTCCGTCCCCGCATCGAACGTCGCGCGGACGTGGGCCGCGGTGAGACGGAGGGCGTCGTCCGGCGCCGTCTCGACGGCAGCGTCGAGGGCAGCCGCCGGGTTCGAGGCGCCCGCGAGGAGGGTCACGGCCTCACGTTCGGCGTTGTAACCGCGGCGGGCGAGTTCGCGAACGATGCGCGCGGGCGTCTCCAGAGGCACAGGAGAGGGTCGGTCGGTTCGGGCAAAAGCGTGCCGGAAGTCCAGAAGCTTCAACTCGGGGGGCCGCAAACGGGAACCGATGAGCGCCGACGACGGCCCGCGGCCGCCGGACACCGACGACGGCCGGGGGTCGACGGGACCGGTGAGACGGATACTGACGGCGACGAACGGCCCGCTCCTGGTGGTGCGCGAGACGGCGTTGAGCGTCGGCGCCGTCGCCGTCATCGGGGTACTTCTCTTTGCCATCAGCGGTGTCTGGCCGCCGATGGTCGCCGTGGAGAGCGGGAGCATGGAGCCACATATGCAGAAAGGCGACCTGGTCTTCATCACCGACGCCGGTCGGTTCGCCCCCGACGCCGCCCATGGGGACACCGGCGTCGTCCCCCGGGACGTGGCCCGCGACGTGGGCTACTGGAAGTTCGGCGCACACGGTTCGGTCATCGTCTACGACAACCCCCGCGACGCCGGCCCACCGGTGATCCACCGCGCACAGTTCTGGGTCGCGGACGGGGAGAACTGGTACGACCGGGCCGACCCCGACCACGTGAGCGCGAGCGACTGCGAGGAGATGCCCAACTGCCCGGCGCCACACGCGGGATTCGTGACCAAAGGCGACGCCAACGGGGAGTACGATCAGGTCAACGGCATCAGCGACCCCGTCAAACCCGGCTGGATCGTCGGCGTCGCGCGCGTCAGAATCCCGTATCTGGGCTGGGTCCGACTCGGCGTCTCGGGGGTCGTCCTCGATACGACCTCCGAGATGGAGACGGACGGAGCCGTCGAACGGGTGGCTGTCGACGGGGCGACCGTCGCGACGGCGGCGGCGTAGGTTCGGCGGCGAGGCGAGGCGTCTCCGAGGTGGGGTTTTATTGATCGAAGCGTGCCTACACGAACGTCAGTTATCGAAGCGTGCCTGCACGAACGGCTGGGCGTTCTCGATGTCGCCGAGGCGGGAGTCGGAGAGCAGGACGGCCTCGGTCTCCTCGACGGGCACCGAGAGGCTGATCTCCTTCGTGCGACCGTACCGGCCCTTCGAGACGACGACGGCGTTGACGATGCCGAGCATGTCGAGTTCGGAGATGAGGTCGGTGACCCGACGCTGTGTGAGCACGTCGGCGTCGATCTCCTCGCACAGGCGCTTGTAGATGTTGTACACCTCGCCGGTGTTGATGTTGTGGACGCCGTTCTTTTCGAGGAGGATGATCGCAAAGAGGACGATTTTCGACTGGGTCGGGAGGGTGCGAACCACCTCGACCACTCGATCGAGTTCGATCTTGTCCTGGGCCTTCCGGACGTGTTCCTCCTCGACGGTGTCGGCCTGCCCGCGTTCGGCGAGTTCGCCGGCGGTGCGGAGGAGGTCGAGGGCACGCCGGGCGTCGCCGTGTTCCTGCGCCGCGAAGGCGGCACAGAGAGGGATGACGTCCTCGGTGAGCGCGCCGCTTTTGAACGCCACGTCGGCGCGGTGCTGGAGGATGTCCCGTAGTTGGTTGGCATCGTAGGGCGGGAAGACGATTTCCTCCTCGCCGAGGCTCGATTTGACGCGGGGATCGAGGAAGTCGGTGAACTTCAGGTCGTTCGAGATGCCCATGATCGAGATACGGGAGTTGTCGAGTTCGGAGTTCATCCGCGAGAGGTTGTAGAGGGTGTCGTCGCCGGATTTCTCCACGAGTTTGTCGATTTCGTCGAGCATGATGACGACGACGCGTTCGTGGTAGTCGACCGCCTCGAAGAAGGAACTGTAGACGCGATCGGTCGGCCACCCCGTCATCGGGACGGGTTCCATCTCCTCGCGGTCCGTCTCGAGCGTCTCGATCCGGTCGTCGAGGGCATCGAGGGAGTCGAACTGGGCGTCGGCCAGGGCCGAGCCGCCGTCGGTGACCGCCGACCGTAGATCGGTCAGTTCGTCGACGCGGTTCTCGATGACGGCCCGATTCTTCTCGATGAACTTGTTCGCGAGCTGGGCCAGCACGCGATACTGCGTGTCGGTTACTTCGCAGTTGATGTACTCGACCTCACAGGGGACGTCGTACTTCTGGGAAGTGGATTCGAGTTCCTTGCTGACGAACTTCGCGCTCGCCGTCTTGCCTGTCCCCGTCTTCCCGTAGATGAGGATGTTCGACGGCGTATCGCCCCGGAGCGCCGAGACGAGGATAGTCGCCATCTGGTTGATCTGCTCGTTCCGATGAGGGAGTTCGTGCGGGGTGTAGGACGGCCGCAGAACCTCCTTGTTCTCGAAGATCGGCTCCCCCGAGAGGAGGTCGTCGAACAACCCCTGGCTGTCCGCGTCCTCGTCGTCGTCGAGAACGTCGTCGATGTCGACATCGCGCGAGATGTCGGTCGTCCGATCACGTGCGGGGGCATCGTGGAGATCCGTCTCCTCGTCGTCGGCGTAGTCGTCTGGCGGTGTGTCGTCCGAATCCATTCGTTGAGACCCCTTGGTTTCAGGTGGAAGACGCGCGACGTGCCGAGGAAATTCGGTCGCCCCCGCGCCCAGGACCGATCCGGCGCGTCGAAATGATCCAGCGGAAACAGAGGTGGGGGTGGTAGAAAAACTTTCCCCTCGGTCGGCGGCGACCCCCGATTCGACTCGAAACCGTAGACTCGGTGGATCGGCCCACGAGTCGGACGGCCGTCCCGACGTGTGACCGCTCTCACACGACGTGGACGGTGGGGGTAACGTGCCCGGCACACCGACCCCCCCACCCCTTCGTTTCGGGTGGAACGGTGTGACGGTGGGGGTGGGGGGAAAGCGAGAGGATTTGGAAAAGAAAAGCTACAAGTTACTGCACAAACAACCATATCCGTACTGCTCTACTAACTATTATTTCAAGGAGGAGTGGAGAGAGAACTAAGCACGCGACGACCGGCGGGGCCTACCGCCTCCCGTGCCGCCCGGGTGTTCCACCCGAAACGAAGGGGTGGGGGGGAGATCGGGTAGCGGACACCGACCGACAGTACTGCCGCCATCCACACGAGGCACGTGATCACCTACCGTCGCGATACTGTCCACCGCGGCACTGCCCGTCGCGGTATCGTCCCCTGCGGCACTGCCCATCGTGACACTGTCTATCGTGCCGTCCATCGCACTGTTCATCCCGGCACGACCACCCACACAGCGGGCAACGTCCCGGCGGCCGTCCGGTTCGTCCTCCGAGTTCCGCCCCCGTCCTCGCCCGACGCTCCGCGAACGTCCGGGGGCTACTGATTGTAGCCGTTTACCGATGATCCGGCGACACGGTCCCCCGACTCGCCGGTACTGACCGTCGGCGGTCGGTATGACAGGCCCCTTATGGTTGTCTGACGCACACTTAAGTGAACGGCGGGACCTTCATCCCGCATACGCCCCTCTCACGTCGATAGACGGGAGGTGCGGGAGGATAGGATGGGACTGCTCACAGGACTCAGAGACAGCATCGCACGAGTTACAGAACGACTGTTCTCGGCCAGCGATCCCAAGCGGATCGGGATCTATGGCCCGCCGAACGCCGGGAAGACCACGCTCGCGAACCGTATCGCTCGCGACTGGACCGGCGACGCCATCGGCCCCGAGAGCCACGTCCCCCACGAGACCCGGCGGGCGCGGCGCAAGGAGAACGTCGAAATCGAGCGGAACGGCCGAACCGTCACCATCGACATCGTCGACACGCCGGGCGTGACGACGAAAGTCGACTACAAGGAGTTCCTCGAACACGACATCGACGAGGAAGACGCGGTCCGTCGTTCCCGCGAGGCGACGGAGGGGGTCGCCGAGGCGATGCACTGGCTTCGCGAGGATGTCGACGGCGTCATCTACGTCCTCGACAGCACCGAAGATCCGTTCACGCAGGTCAACACGATGCTCATCGGGATTATCGAGAGCCAGGACCTCCCGGTTCTCATCCTCGCGAACAAGACCGACCTCGACGACTCGAACGTCAAACGCATCGAGGACGCCTTCCCCCAGCACCGGACGATTCCGCTGTCGGCGCTCGAAGGCGACAACATGGACGAAGTGTACGACCGGATCGCGGAGTACTTCGGGTGATAGAGATGCCTGAAGCCACTCCAACGGACCCCGACGGCGTCCAGATCGACCTCATCAGCGGCGCCCGGATGGAGGGGATGGCGAGCATGGAGAAGATCCGGCTCATCCTCGACGGCGTCCGCGACGGCAACATCGTCATCCTCGAGGAGGGGCTCTCACCCGACGAGGAGTCGAAACTTATCGAGGTGACGATGACCGAAATCAGCCCAGACGAGTTCAACGGCATCGAAATCGAGACGTACCCCCGATCGGAGACGGCCGACCGGAGCTTCCTCGACCGGCTGATGGGTCGGGAGTCGACGAAGAAACTCACCGTCATCGGCCCGGCCAACCAGATCCAGACGCTCCACAAGGACGAAAACCTCATCAGCGCGCTCGTCTCGCGCAAGTAGCCATGCCCCACCAGTGCACGAACTGTGAGCGGGTCTTTCCGGACGGCTCCAAGGAGATGCTCTCCGGCTGCCCCGACTGCGGCGGCAACAAGTTCCAGTTCAAGCCGGATTCGTCGACCCCGTCGCCGACGCTCGGGGACGACGGGTCGGACGCCCCATCTCCACGCACGAACGATGGGCCGGACGCCCCGTCTTCGCCTCCAGCCGACGGCGCTCGGACACCGAACGGCTCGTCCGTGTCCGACGACCGGACGACTACCGACGATCCGTCCACCCCCAACGCCCAGGGAAGCGTGTCCCCGTCAACGACGGGGACGAGAGGCGACACCGACGCCGACTACATCGAAGCCGAGTCGGATCCGAGCGCCCTCGAGGAGGATACGGCACAGGCCGACGCCCGCCGCGACGTGGTGACCCGCGACGAACTCGACGACGCGGCGTCGCCACCGCCGTCCGCCGACGACGCCGCCCGCGCGATTCCACCGGACTCCGACGACCCGGCCGACGCCCCCGGGTTGGACGATCTCCGGGCCGAACTGAACGACCAGTTCGAGAGCATCAAAATCGTCGAACCCGGCCAGTACGAACTCAACCTGATGGAACTGTACGACCGACAGGAGTGTATCATCTCGCTCCAGGAGGACGGCCACTACGTCATCGAAGTCGTCGACACGTGGCGCGACGGCGAGCCGTAACTCTTTTTACTAGCCCCCCTGTCCGTTCGTATCCCGACGCCTTCCTCGCTGCCAGCCGGCCGTCTCCTCCGAGTCCGGCCGATCCCCTACGAACCCCTTCGTTTCGAGTGCAATACGTTCGTTATCCGGCTTTGATATCTCTCAAGATCAATTTCTCGACGGAGTCGAAACGATGGATATATGAGGGCGAACGGCCGACCGAGGCTCGATCAGTCGCCCGAAGACGGCTGCCCTCGCCTCGAAATCCCTATAAGACGGCGCTCCGAGTGTTCGGCTATGAGTCAGGCGACCAAAGTCGTGCTCGGGACAGTGAGTGTTTCGGCGGTTCTCGCGGCCGCCCTCGCGCTCGGAATCCTCCTCGGCTGATGTTCGAGCGTCGGTCGCTCTCCGAGGAGTTGGCGGCCGTTCGTAGCGCCCACGCCCCCGCCGCTATCGTCCTCGACGTCGACAGCGATTTCGAGACGCTCCCGCCCGGGGCCGCCGAGGACCTCGGCCTTCTAGTCGACGCCTTCGATCCGGCGACCTATCCGGACGAGTGGGTGCCGGACGACGCGCCCCGGCCCCTCCATCGGTACGCCGGCCCGGAGTTCACCATCGGACTCCCCGGCGACGGAACCGTCGCGTGGACGCGCCAGACCGACCCACCGATCGTCTTCTGTAAGGCCCGTGCGGCGGGGACGCCCGACGCCTTCCTCGACTTTCTGATCGCCGAAGCGCTCGTTCAGATCGGTCTCGACGCCCCCGAGTCGTTTCTCCCCTTCTTCGGCGACCGCTACCCCGACCTCCGGGCGGCGGTGGCGCTCGATCCGGCCTCGGCCTACCAGATTGCCGCCGCGCTGTACGACGGGTGGCTTGGCCTCCAGACCCGGCCGATCTTCGAGGGTTGGGCCGACGACCGCCCCGGCCTCCACGACGCGTGGGTCGACGCCGGCGACCGCCTCCGTGACCGCGTCGACGGGCTTCCCGGCGCCATCGCTCGCGGTGAGACCGACTTCGCCGACGCGACCGAACTCGCCTGTGCGGCGATCAAACACGGACTCGACCTCCCGGCGCCCTTCGTGGCGCTCGATACGACGGCGTACATCGACTACGGTGCCGACTACGCGGTTCGCTGGACGGCCAAGACGTTCGAGACGGACGACTAGGCGTCGTCGAACGCGACCGCTACGTCACCCTCGACACCGAGGTCCAACACGCCGGCAAACAGGTCCCGGAAGCGA contains these protein-coding regions:
- a CDS encoding OapC/ArvC family zinc-ribbon domain-containing protein, with translation MPHQCTNCERVFPDGSKEMLSGCPDCGGNKFQFKPDSSTPSPTLGDDGSDAPSPRTNDGPDAPSSPPADGARTPNGSSVSDDRTTTDDPSTPNAQGSVSPSTTGTRGDTDADYIEAESDPSALEEDTAQADARRDVVTRDELDDAASPPPSADDAARAIPPDSDDPADAPGLDDLRAELNDQFESIKIVEPGQYELNLMELYDRQECIISLQEDGHYVIEVVDTWRDGEP
- a CDS encoding DUF7089 family protein; protein product: MFERRSLSEELAAVRSAHAPAAIVLDVDSDFETLPPGAAEDLGLLVDAFDPATYPDEWVPDDAPRPLHRYAGPEFTIGLPGDGTVAWTRQTDPPIVFCKARAAGTPDAFLDFLIAEALVQIGLDAPESFLPFFGDRYPDLRAAVALDPASAYQIAAALYDGWLGLQTRPIFEGWADDRPGLHDAWVDAGDRLRDRVDGLPGAIARGETDFADATELACAAIKHGLDLPAPFVALDTTAYIDYGADYAVRWTAKTFETDD
- a CDS encoding S26 family signal peptidase translates to MSADDGPRPPDTDDGRGSTGPVRRILTATNGPLLVVRETALSVGAVAVIGVLLFAISGVWPPMVAVESGSMEPHMQKGDLVFITDAGRFAPDAAHGDTGVVPRDVARDVGYWKFGAHGSVIVYDNPRDAGPPVIHRAQFWVADGENWYDRADPDHVSASDCEEMPNCPAPHAGFVTKGDANGEYDQVNGISDPVKPGWIVGVARVRIPYLGWVRLGVSGVVLDTTSEMETDGAVERVAVDGATVATAAA
- a CDS encoding YqjF family protein; this encodes MVLPLEMGWRYLLFENWPVDPVVMDAHLPEGLAPDTHDGSAWLSVVPFTNVAVRPKGLPDAVGVRLPELNLRTYVRRDGVPSVYFFSLDAQGVASVIGARLFHHLPYYYARISLTGADGHVRFESRRRHPGERPAHYEATYRPTGDPFTAPEDPLAAFLVERYRFYTQAQDGSIRYTDVAHEPWTLYPAVAEVGTNTLLAAHGFARPDGEPVYYYSPGLDVVASLSKRAE
- a CDS encoding Era-like GTP-binding protein; translation: MGLLTGLRDSIARVTERLFSASDPKRIGIYGPPNAGKTTLANRIARDWTGDAIGPESHVPHETRRARRKENVEIERNGRTVTIDIVDTPGVTTKVDYKEFLEHDIDEEDAVRRSREATEGVAEAMHWLREDVDGVIYVLDSTEDPFTQVNTMLIGIIESQDLPVLILANKTDLDDSNVKRIEDAFPQHRTIPLSALEGDNMDEVYDRIAEYFG
- a CDS encoding DNA-directed DNA polymerase II small subunit gives rise to the protein MPLETPARIVRELARRGYNAEREAVTLLAGASNPAAALDAAVETAPDDALRLTAAHVRATFDAGTDAPAAATPADASTDDATTEDSPDATTQHPSVSTPATPTQPGTSDADVPVETKGSRTDENGESAPATTTPISDGDDPADADPPARDVSVAGDITGRSTGTGEYGDFVSVFRDRYETLSGKLRGRVNHRPASAVADMPGGSDAAMIGLVNDVRSSANGHWIVELEDTTGTFPCLITKDRDIAGLVDELLLDECIAVEGTLSDDAGIVFVDALHFPDVPRTYSPSTADRPVQAALVSDVHVGSQEFMADAWGRFADWLHTDEAAAVEYLLIAGDMVEGVGVYPNQDEELDIVDIYDQYDRFSEHLKEVPGDLKIVMIPGNHDAVRLAEPQPGFDEELREIMSAHDPRIVGNPSTVTIEGVSVLMYHGVSLDEVIAELPEEKASYDHPHRAMYQLLKKRHVAPKYGGHMRLAPEDRDYLVLDDVPDVFHTGHVHKLGYGKYHNVLAVNSGCWQAQTEFQKSVNIDPDAGFAPIVDLDTLDLTVRKFA
- a CDS encoding DUF2073 domain-containing protein — translated: MPEATPTDPDGVQIDLISGARMEGMASMEKIRLILDGVRDGNIVILEEGLSPDEESKLIEVTMTEISPDEFNGIEIETYPRSETADRSFLDRLMGRESTKKLTVIGPANQIQTLHKDENLISALVSRK
- a CDS encoding Cdc6/Cdc18 family protein, whose amino-acid sequence is MDSDDTPPDDYADDEETDLHDAPARDRTTDISRDVDIDDVLDDDEDADSQGLFDDLLSGEPIFENKEVLRPSYTPHELPHRNEQINQMATILVSALRGDTPSNILIYGKTGTGKTASAKFVSKELESTSQKYDVPCEVEYINCEVTDTQYRVLAQLANKFIEKNRAVIENRVDELTDLRSAVTDGGSALADAQFDSLDALDDRIETLETDREEMEPVPMTGWPTDRVYSSFFEAVDYHERVVVIMLDEIDKLVEKSGDDTLYNLSRMNSELDNSRISIMGISNDLKFTDFLDPRVKSSLGEEEIVFPPYDANQLRDILQHRADVAFKSGALTEDVIPLCAAFAAQEHGDARRALDLLRTAGELAERGQADTVEEEHVRKAQDKIELDRVVEVVRTLPTQSKIVLFAIILLEKNGVHNINTGEVYNIYKRLCEEIDADVLTQRRVTDLISELDMLGIVNAVVVSKGRYGRTKEISLSVPVEETEAVLLSDSRLGDIENAQPFVQARFDN
- a CDS encoding aspartate kinase — encoded protein: MRVVAKFGGTSLGSGDRIERAADTVAKAVEAGHEVAIVASAMGSTTDELLEEITFEADDADRAEIVSMGERTSVRMLKAALRSRGVEATFLEPGSEAWPIITDEYGEVDAEETLKRAQALAADLDHVVPVITGFLAQTLDGTVTTLGRGGSDTTAVMLGKFMDADEVVIVTDVEGVMTGDPRVVEGARNVGHITVDELRNLSFRGAEVVAPSALSYKDEDLSVRVVHYQHGDLLTGGTKIEGQFQNLIDMQDEPLACITVAGRALRNRPGILADLAQALRSEDINIDAVASGMDSVTFYVNEDLAEDAEYILHEQVVDDETLSSVTVESNYAVIRVTGGELPNRPGIILDIVQPVSEAGINIHDLITSATSVAIFVSWDDRERTLEIVQEQTL
- a CDS encoding metallophosphoesterase family protein, whose product is MRLGVISDVHANRVALEAVLDDMPAVDRLVCAGDVVGYNPWPADCVAAIRERSIPTVMGNHDRAVADETPFRFNSMAAAGVDHARERLDDDALSWLGDLPPERTVADGRVKLVHGHPDDPDRYTYPEEFSARMLDGEDLLVTGHTHVQGHRVFDGGVVMNPGSVGQPRDDDPKAGYAVVELGDSTGGDAVTVEERRVAYDIDAVIAAVEEAGLPTRIGTRLLEGR